In the Populus trichocarpa isolate Nisqually-1 chromosome 1, P.trichocarpa_v4.1, whole genome shotgun sequence genome, one interval contains:
- the LOC112325069 gene encoding glycine-rich cell wall structural protein-like isoform X13, which produces MGLVTGHRVVGALLCAFLLNALVVADHVTTGDKDDKHFLGHPHLLKKGFIHGRRFGGGGGIGGGAGGGLGGGIGGGVGGGFGGGAGGGGGLGGGAGDGLGGGLGGGAGGGFGGGVGGGGGLGGGAGGGFGGGDGGGLGGGGGLGGGHGGGLGGGIGHGGGLGGGIGHGGGLGGGGGLGGGAGGGLGGGHGGGLGGGGGAGGGLGGGGGLGGGAGGGLGGGHGGGLGGGIGHGGGLGGGGGLGGGAGGGLGGGHGGGLGGGGGAGGGLGGGGGLGGGAGGGLGGGAGGGLGGGAGGGAGGGGGLGGGAGGGLGGGAGGGLGGGGGLGGGAGGGGGFGGGGGVGGGVGGGFGAGGGVGGGLGGAGGGGGFGGGGGGGH; this is translated from the exons ATGGGCCTTGTAACTGGTCACCGTGTTGTGGGGGCTCTCTTGTGTGCTTTTCTTCTGAATGCTTTAGTTGTGGCTGATCATGTTACTACTGGTGACAAAGACGATAAGCACTTTTTGGGTCATCCCCATTTGTTGAAGAAGGGGTTTATACACGGCCGTAGGTTTGGTGGCGGCGGCGGCATAGGAGGTGGTGCAGGTGGAGGACTTGGTGGTGGTATCGGAGGTGGTGTGGGTGGTGGCTTTGGTGGAGGTGCAGGGGGTGGCGGCGGCCTTGGAGGTGGTGCTGGAGATGGACTTGGAGGTGGACTCGGTGGTGGTGCGGGTGGTGGATTTGGTGGAGGCGTAGGGGGTGGCGGCGGCCTTGGAGGTGGTGCAGGAGGTGGATtcggtggtggtgatggtggagGCCTTGGAGGTGGTGGTGGGCTAGGAGGTGGACATGGTGGCGGTCTAGGTGGTGGCATTGGTCATGGTGGTGGTTTAGGTGGTGGTATTGGACATGGTGGCGGTCTAGGAGGTGGCGGTGGACTAGGAGGAGGTGCTGGAGGTGGTCTAGGCGGTGGACATGGTGGAGGTCTTGGTGGGGGCGGTGGAGCTGGTGGCGGTCTAGGAGGTGGCGGTGGACTAGGAGGAGGTGCTGGAGGTGGTCTAGGTGGTGGACATGGTGGTGGTTTAGGTGGTGGTATTGGACATGGTGGCGGTCTAGGAGGTGGCGGTGGACTAGGAGGAGGTGCTGGAGGTGGTCTAGGTGGTGGACATGGTGGAGGTCTTGGTGGGGGCGGTGGAGCTGGTGGCGGTCTAGGAGGTGGCGGTGGACTAGGAGGAGGTGCTGGAGGTGGTCTAGGCGGTGGAGCTGGTGGAGGGCTAGGTGGTGGAGCTGGTGGAGgagctggtggtggtggtgggctTGGAGGTGGAGCTGGTGGAGGGCtaggtg gtggagctGGTGGAGGgcttggtggtggtggtgggcttggag GCGGTGCAGGTGGCGGTGGAGGATTTGGGGGAGGTGGTGGTGTTGGTGGAGGTGTTGGAGGAGGGTTTGGAGctggtggtggtgttggtggtggACTAGGTGGCGCCGGTGGAGGTGGTGGGtttggaggaggtggtggtggtggtcactaa
- the LOC112325069 gene encoding glycine-rich cell wall structural protein 1-like isoform X21, which produces MGLVTGHRVVGALLCAFLLNALVVADHVTTGDKDDKHFLGHPHLLKKGFIHGRRFGGGGGIGGGAGGGLGGGIGGGVGGGFGGGAGGGGGLGGGAGDGLGGGLGGGAGGGFGGGVGGGGGLGGGAGGGFGGGDGGGLGGGGGLGGGHGGGLGGGIGHGGGLGGGIGHGGGLGGGGGLGGGAGGGLGGGHGGGLGGGGGAGGGLGGGAGGGLGGGAGGGLGGGAGGGAGGGGGLGGGAGGGLGGGGGAGGGLGGGGGLGGGGGAGGGLGGGGGLGGGGGAGGGLGGSGGLGGGAGGGGGFGGGGGVGGGVGGGFGAGGGVGGGLGGAGGGGGFGGGGGGGH; this is translated from the exons ATGGGCCTTGTAACTGGTCACCGTGTTGTGGGGGCTCTCTTGTGTGCTTTTCTTCTGAATGCTTTAGTTGTGGCTGATCATGTTACTACTGGTGACAAAGACGATAAGCACTTTTTGGGTCATCCCCATTTGTTGAAGAAGGGGTTTATACACGGCCGTAGGTTTGGTGGCGGCGGCGGCATAGGAGGTGGTGCAGGTGGAGGACTTGGTGGTGGTATCGGAGGTGGTGTGGGTGGTGGCTTTGGTGGAGGTGCAGGGGGTGGCGGCGGCCTTGGAGGTGGTGCTGGAGATGGACTTGGAGGTGGACTCGGTGGTGGTGCGGGTGGTGGATTTGGTGGAGGCGTAGGGGGTGGCGGCGGCCTTGGAGGTGGTGCAGGAGGTGGATtcggtggtggtgatggtggagGCCTTGGAGGTGGTGGTGGGCTAGGAGGTGGACATGGTGGCGGTCTAGGTGGTGGCATTGGTCATGGTGGTGGTTTAGGTGGTGGTATTGGACATGGTGGCGGTCTAGGAGGTGGCGGTGGACTAGGAGGAGGTGCTGGAGGTGGTCTAGGCGGTGGACATGGTGGAGGTCTTGGTGGGGGCGGTGGAGCTGGTGGCGGTCTAGGAGGTGGCG CTGGTGGCGGTCTAGGAGGTGGCG CTGGTGGAGGGCTAGGTGGTGGAGCTGGTGGAGgagctggtggtggtggtgggctTGGAGGTGGAGCTGGTGGAGGGCtaggtggtggaggtggagctGGTGGAGGgcttggtggtggtggtgggcttggaggtggaggtggagctGGTGGAGGgcttggtggtggtggtgggcttggaggtggaggtggagctGGTGGAGGGCTTGGTGGTAGTGGTGGGCTTGGAGGCGGTGCAGGTGGCGGTGGAGGATTTGGGGGAGGTGGTGGTGTTGGTGGAGGTGTTGGAGGAGGGTTTGGAGctggtggtggtgttggtggtggACTAGGTGGCGCCGGTGGAGGTGGTGGGtttggaggaggtggtggtggtggtcactaa
- the LOC112325069 gene encoding glycine-rich cell wall structural protein-like isoform X17, whose amino-acid sequence MGLVTGHRVVGALLCAFLLNALVVADHVTTGDKDDKHFLGHPHLLKKGFIHGRRFGGGGGIGGGAGGGLGGGIGGGVGGGFGGGAGGGGGLGGGAGDGLGGGLGGGAGGGFGGGVGGGGGLGGGAGGGFGGGDGGGLGGGGGLGGGHGGGLGGGIGHGGGLGGGIGHGGGLGGGGGLGGGAGGGLGGGHGGGLGGGGGAGGGLGGGGGLGGGAGGGLGGGHGGGLGGGGGAGGGLGGGAGGGLGGGAGGGAGGGGGLGGGAGGGLGGGGGAGGGLGGGGGLGGGGGAGGGLGGGGGLGGGGGAGGGLGGSGGLGGGAGGGGGFGGGGGVGGGVGGGFGAGGGVGGGLGGAGGGGGFGGGGGGGH is encoded by the exons ATGGGCCTTGTAACTGGTCACCGTGTTGTGGGGGCTCTCTTGTGTGCTTTTCTTCTGAATGCTTTAGTTGTGGCTGATCATGTTACTACTGGTGACAAAGACGATAAGCACTTTTTGGGTCATCCCCATTTGTTGAAGAAGGGGTTTATACACGGCCGTAGGTTTGGTGGCGGCGGCGGCATAGGAGGTGGTGCAGGTGGAGGACTTGGTGGTGGTATCGGAGGTGGTGTGGGTGGTGGCTTTGGTGGAGGTGCAGGGGGTGGCGGCGGCCTTGGAGGTGGTGCTGGAGATGGACTTGGAGGTGGACTCGGTGGTGGTGCGGGTGGTGGATTTGGTGGAGGCGTAGGGGGTGGCGGCGGCCTTGGAGGTGGTGCAGGAGGTGGATtcggtggtggtgatggtggagGCCTTGGAGGTGGTGGTGGGCTAGGAGGTGGACATGGTGGCGGTCTAGGTGGTGGCATTGGTCATGGTGGTGGTTTAGGTGGTGGTATTGGACATGGTGGCGGTCTAGGAGGTGGCGGTGGACTAGGAGGAGGTGCTGGAGGTGGTCTAGGCGGTGGACATGGTGGAGGTCTTGGTGGGGGCGGTGGAGCTGGTGGCGGTCTAGGAG GTGGCGGTGGACTAGGAGGAGGTGCTGGAGGTGGTCTAGGTGGTGGACATGGTGGAGGTCTTGGTGGGGGCGGTGGAGCTGGTGGCGGTCTAGGAGGTGGCG CTGGTGGAGGGCTAGGTGGTGGAGCTGGTGGAGgagctggtggtggtggtgggctTGGAGGTGGAGCTGGTGGAGGGCtaggtggtggaggtggagctGGTGGAGGgcttggtggtggtggtgggcttggaggtggaggtggagctGGTGGAGGgcttggtggtggtggtgggcttggaggtggaggtggagctGGTGGAGGGCTTGGTGGTAGTGGTGGGCTTGGAGGCGGTGCAGGTGGCGGTGGAGGATTTGGGGGAGGTGGTGGTGTTGGTGGAGGTGTTGGAGGAGGGTTTGGAGctggtggtggtgttggtggtggACTAGGTGGCGCCGGTGGAGGTGGTGGGtttggaggaggtggtggtggtggtcactaa
- the LOC112325069 gene encoding glycine-rich cell wall structural protein-like isoform X1: MGLVTGHRVVGALLCAFLLNALVVADHVTTGDKDDKHFLGHPHLLKKGFIHGRRFGGGGGIGGGAGGGLGGGIGGGVGGGFGGGAGGGGGLGGGAGDGLGGGLGGGAGGGFGGGVGGGGGLGGGAGGGFGGGDGGGLGGGGGLGGGHGGGLGGGIGHGGGLGGGIGHGGGLGGGGGLGGGAGGGLGGGHGGGLGGGGGAGGGLGGGGGLGGGAGGGLGGGHGGGLGGGIGHGGGLGGGGGLGGGAGGGLGGGHGGGLGGGGGAGGGLGGGGGLGGGAGGGLGGGAGGGLGGGAGGGAGGGGGLGGGAGGGLGGGGGAGGGLGGGGGLGGGGGAGGGLGGGGGLGGGGGAGGGLGGSGGLGGGAGGGGGFGGGGGVGGGVGGGFGAGGGVGGGLGGAGGGGGFGGGGGGGH; this comes from the coding sequence ATGGGCCTTGTAACTGGTCACCGTGTTGTGGGGGCTCTCTTGTGTGCTTTTCTTCTGAATGCTTTAGTTGTGGCTGATCATGTTACTACTGGTGACAAAGACGATAAGCACTTTTTGGGTCATCCCCATTTGTTGAAGAAGGGGTTTATACACGGCCGTAGGTTTGGTGGCGGCGGCGGCATAGGAGGTGGTGCAGGTGGAGGACTTGGTGGTGGTATCGGAGGTGGTGTGGGTGGTGGCTTTGGTGGAGGTGCAGGGGGTGGCGGCGGCCTTGGAGGTGGTGCTGGAGATGGACTTGGAGGTGGACTCGGTGGTGGTGCGGGTGGTGGATTTGGTGGAGGCGTAGGGGGTGGCGGCGGCCTTGGAGGTGGTGCAGGAGGTGGATtcggtggtggtgatggtggagGCCTTGGAGGTGGTGGTGGGCTAGGAGGTGGACATGGTGGCGGTCTAGGTGGTGGCATTGGTCATGGTGGTGGTTTAGGTGGTGGTATTGGACATGGTGGCGGTCTAGGAGGTGGCGGTGGACTAGGAGGAGGTGCTGGAGGTGGTCTAGGCGGTGGACATGGTGGAGGTCTTGGTGGGGGCGGTGGAGCTGGTGGCGGTCTAGGAGGTGGCGGTGGACTAGGAGGAGGTGCTGGAGGTGGTCTAGGTGGTGGACATGGTGGTGGTTTAGGTGGTGGTATTGGACATGGTGGCGGTCTAGGAGGTGGCGGTGGACTAGGAGGAGGTGCTGGAGGTGGTCTAGGTGGTGGACATGGTGGAGGTCTTGGTGGGGGCGGTGGAGCTGGTGGCGGTCTAGGAGGTGGCGGTGGACTAGGAGGAGGTGCTGGAGGTGGTCTAGGCGGTGGAGCTGGTGGAGGGCTAGGTGGTGGAGCTGGTGGAGgagctggtggtggtggtgggctTGGAGGTGGAGCTGGTGGAGGGCtaggtggtggaggtggagctGGTGGAGGgcttggtggtggtggtgggcttggaggtggaggtggagctGGTGGAGGgcttggtggtggtggtgggcttggaggtggaggtggagctGGTGGAGGGCTTGGTGGTAGTGGTGGGCTTGGAGGCGGTGCAGGTGGCGGTGGAGGATTTGGGGGAGGTGGTGGTGTTGGTGGAGGTGTTGGAGGAGGGTTTGGAGctggtggtggtgttggtggtggACTAGGTGGCGCCGGTGGAGGTGGTGGGtttggaggaggtggtggtggtggtcactaa
- the LOC112325069 gene encoding glycine-rich cell wall structural protein-like isoform X14 encodes MGLVTGHRVVGALLCAFLLNALVVADHVTTGDKDDKHFLGHPHLLKKGFIHGRRFGGGGGIGGGAGGGLGGGIGGGVGGGFGGGAGGGGGLGGGAGDGLGGGLGGGAGGGFGGGVGGGGGLGGGAGGGFGGGDGGGLGGGGGLGGGHGGGLGGGIGHGGGLGGGIGHGGGLGGGGGLGGGAGGGLGGGHGGGLGGGGGAGGGLGGGGGLGGGAGGGLGGGHGGGLGGGIGHGGGLGGGGGLGGGAGGGLGGGHGGGLGGGGGAGGGLGGGAGGGLGGGGGAGGGLGGGGGLGGGGGAGGGLGGGGGLGGGGGAGGGLGGSGGLGGGAGGGGGFGGGGGVGGGVGGGFGAGGGVGGGLGGAGGGGGFGGGGGGGH; translated from the exons ATGGGCCTTGTAACTGGTCACCGTGTTGTGGGGGCTCTCTTGTGTGCTTTTCTTCTGAATGCTTTAGTTGTGGCTGATCATGTTACTACTGGTGACAAAGACGATAAGCACTTTTTGGGTCATCCCCATTTGTTGAAGAAGGGGTTTATACACGGCCGTAGGTTTGGTGGCGGCGGCGGCATAGGAGGTGGTGCAGGTGGAGGACTTGGTGGTGGTATCGGAGGTGGTGTGGGTGGTGGCTTTGGTGGAGGTGCAGGGGGTGGCGGCGGCCTTGGAGGTGGTGCTGGAGATGGACTTGGAGGTGGACTCGGTGGTGGTGCGGGTGGTGGATTTGGTGGAGGCGTAGGGGGTGGCGGCGGCCTTGGAGGTGGTGCAGGAGGTGGATtcggtggtggtgatggtggagGCCTTGGAGGTGGTGGTGGGCTAGGAGGTGGACATGGTGGCGGTCTAGGTGGTGGCATTGGTCATGGTGGTGGTTTAGGTGGTGGTATTGGACATGGTGGCGGTCTAGGAGGTGGCGGTGGACTAGGAGGAGGTGCTGGAGGTGGTCTAGGCGGTGGACATGGTGGAGGTCTTGGTGGGGGCGGTGGAGCTGGTGGCGGTCTAGGAGGTGGCGGTGGACTAGGAGGAGGTGCTGGAGGTGGTCTAGGTGGTGGACATGGTGGTGGTTTAGGTGGTGGTATTGGACATGGTGGCGGTCTAGGAGGTGGCGGTGGACTAGGAGGAGGTGCTGGAGGTGGTCTAGGTGGTGGACATGGTGGAGGTCTTGGTGGGGGCGGTGGAGCTGGTGGCGGTCTAGGAG GTGGAGCTGGTGGAGGGCtaggtggtggaggtggagctGGTGGAGGgcttggtggtggtggtgggcttggaggtggaggtggagctGGTGGAGGgcttggtggtggtggtgggcttggaggtggaggtggagctGGTGGAGGGCTTGGTGGTAGTGGTGGGCTTGGAGGCGGTGCAGGTGGCGGTGGAGGATTTGGGGGAGGTGGTGGTGTTGGTGGAGGTGTTGGAGGAGGGTTTGGAGctggtggtggtgttggtggtggACTAGGTGGCGCCGGTGGAGGTGGTGGGtttggaggaggtggtggtggtggtcactaa
- the LOC112325069 gene encoding glycine-rich cell wall structural protein-like isoform X9, which produces MGLVTGHRVVGALLCAFLLNALVVADHVTTGDKDDKHFLGHPHLLKKGFIHGRRFGGGGGIGGGAGGGLGGGIGGGVGGGFGGGAGGGGGLGGGAGDGLGGGLGGGAGGGFGGGVGGGGGLGGGAGGGFGGGDGGGLGGGGGLGGGHGGGLGGGIGHGGGLGGGIGHGGGLGGGGGLGGGAGGGLGGGHGGGLGGGGGAGGGLGGGGGLGGGAGGGLGGGHGGGLGGGIGHGGGLGGGGGLGGGAGGGLGGGHGGGLGGGGGAGGGLGGGAGGGLGGGAGGGLGGGGGAGGGLGGGGGLGGGGGAGGGLGGGGGLGGGGGAGGGLGGSGGLGGGAGGGGGFGGGGGVGGGVGGGFGAGGGVGGGLGGAGGGGGFGGGGGGGH; this is translated from the exons ATGGGCCTTGTAACTGGTCACCGTGTTGTGGGGGCTCTCTTGTGTGCTTTTCTTCTGAATGCTTTAGTTGTGGCTGATCATGTTACTACTGGTGACAAAGACGATAAGCACTTTTTGGGTCATCCCCATTTGTTGAAGAAGGGGTTTATACACGGCCGTAGGTTTGGTGGCGGCGGCGGCATAGGAGGTGGTGCAGGTGGAGGACTTGGTGGTGGTATCGGAGGTGGTGTGGGTGGTGGCTTTGGTGGAGGTGCAGGGGGTGGCGGCGGCCTTGGAGGTGGTGCTGGAGATGGACTTGGAGGTGGACTCGGTGGTGGTGCGGGTGGTGGATTTGGTGGAGGCGTAGGGGGTGGCGGCGGCCTTGGAGGTGGTGCAGGAGGTGGATtcggtggtggtgatggtggagGCCTTGGAGGTGGTGGTGGGCTAGGAGGTGGACATGGTGGCGGTCTAGGTGGTGGCATTGGTCATGGTGGTGGTTTAGGTGGTGGTATTGGACATGGTGGCGGTCTAGGAGGTGGCGGTGGACTAGGAGGAGGTGCTGGAGGTGGTCTAGGCGGTGGACATGGTGGAGGTCTTGGTGGGGGCGGTGGAGCTGGTGGCGGTCTAGGAGGTGGCGGTGGACTAGGAGGAGGTGCTGGAGGTGGTCTAGGTGGTGGACATGGTGGTGGTTTAGGTGGTGGTATTGGACATGGTGGCGGTCTAGGAGGTGGCGGTGGACTAGGAGGAGGTGCTGGAGGTGGTCTAGGTGGTGGACATGGTGGAGGTCTTGGTGGGGGCGGTGGAGCTGGTGGCGGTCTAGGAGGTGGCG CTGGTGGAGGGCTAGGTG GTGGAGCTGGTGGAGGGCtaggtggtggaggtggagctGGTGGAGGgcttggtggtggtggtgggcttggaggtggaggtggagctGGTGGAGGgcttggtggtggtggtgggcttggaggtggaggtggagctGGTGGAGGGCTTGGTGGTAGTGGTGGGCTTGGAGGCGGTGCAGGTGGCGGTGGAGGATTTGGGGGAGGTGGTGGTGTTGGTGGAGGTGTTGGAGGAGGGTTTGGAGctggtggtggtgttggtggtggACTAGGTGGCGCCGGTGGAGGTGGTGGGtttggaggaggtggtggtggtggtcactaa
- the LOC112325069 gene encoding glycine-rich cell wall structural protein-like isoform X10, which produces MGLVTGHRVVGALLCAFLLNALVVADHVTTGDKDDKHFLGHPHLLKKGFIHGRRFGGGGGIGGGAGGGLGGGIGGGVGGGFGGGAGGGGGLGGGAGDGLGGGLGGGAGGGFGGGVGGGGGLGGGAGGGFGGGDGGGLGGGGGLGGGHGGGLGGGIGHGGGLGGGIGHGGGLGGGGGLGGGAGGGLGGGHGGGLGGGGGAGGGLGGGGGLGGGAGGGLGGGHGGGLGGGIGHGGGLGGGGGLGGGAGGGLGGGHGGGLGGGGGAGGGLGGGGGLGGGAGGGLGGGAGGGLGGGAGGGAGGGGGLGGGAGGGLGGGGGAGGGLGGGGGLGGGAGGGGGFGGGGGVGGGVGGGFGAGGGVGGGLGGAGGGGGFGGGGGGGH; this is translated from the exons ATGGGCCTTGTAACTGGTCACCGTGTTGTGGGGGCTCTCTTGTGTGCTTTTCTTCTGAATGCTTTAGTTGTGGCTGATCATGTTACTACTGGTGACAAAGACGATAAGCACTTTTTGGGTCATCCCCATTTGTTGAAGAAGGGGTTTATACACGGCCGTAGGTTTGGTGGCGGCGGCGGCATAGGAGGTGGTGCAGGTGGAGGACTTGGTGGTGGTATCGGAGGTGGTGTGGGTGGTGGCTTTGGTGGAGGTGCAGGGGGTGGCGGCGGCCTTGGAGGTGGTGCTGGAGATGGACTTGGAGGTGGACTCGGTGGTGGTGCGGGTGGTGGATTTGGTGGAGGCGTAGGGGGTGGCGGCGGCCTTGGAGGTGGTGCAGGAGGTGGATtcggtggtggtgatggtggagGCCTTGGAGGTGGTGGTGGGCTAGGAGGTGGACATGGTGGCGGTCTAGGTGGTGGCATTGGTCATGGTGGTGGTTTAGGTGGTGGTATTGGACATGGTGGCGGTCTAGGAGGTGGCGGTGGACTAGGAGGAGGTGCTGGAGGTGGTCTAGGCGGTGGACATGGTGGAGGTCTTGGTGGGGGCGGTGGAGCTGGTGGCGGTCTAGGAGGTGGCGGTGGACTAGGAGGAGGTGCTGGAGGTGGTCTAGGTGGTGGACATGGTGGTGGTTTAGGTGGTGGTATTGGACATGGTGGCGGTCTAGGAGGTGGCGGTGGACTAGGAGGAGGTGCTGGAGGTGGTCTAGGTGGTGGACATGGTGGAGGTCTTGGTGGGGGCGGTGGAGCTGGTGGCGGTCTAGGAGGTGGCGGTGGACTAGGAGGAGGTGCTGGAGGTGGTCTAGGCGGTGGAGCTGGTGGAGGGCTAGGTGGTGGAGCTGGTGGAGgagctggtggtggtggtgggctTGGAGGTGGAGCTGGTGGAGGGCtaggtggtggaggtggagctGGTGGAGGgcttggtggtggtggtgggcttggag GCGGTGCAGGTGGCGGTGGAGGATTTGGGGGAGGTGGTGGTGTTGGTGGAGGTGTTGGAGGAGGGTTTGGAGctggtggtggtgttggtggtggACTAGGTGGCGCCGGTGGAGGTGGTGGGtttggaggaggtggtggtggtggtcactaa
- the LOC112325069 gene encoding glycine-rich cell wall structural protein-like isoform X8: MGLVTGHRVVGALLCAFLLNALVVADHVTTGDKDDKHFLGHPHLLKKGFIHGRRFGGGGGIGGGAGGGLGGGIGGGVGGGFGGGAGGGGGLGGGAGDGLGGGLGGGAGGGFGGGVGGGGGLGGGAGGGFGGGDGGGLGGGGGLGGGHGGGLGGGIGHGGGLGGGIGHGGGLGGGGGLGGGAGGGLGGGAGGGLGGGHGGGLGGGIGHGGGLGGGGGLGGGAGGGLGGGHGGGLGGGGGAGGGLGGGGGLGGGAGGGLGGGAGGGLGGGAGGGAGGGGGLGGGAGGGLGGGGGAGGGLGGGGGLGGGGGAGGGLGGGGGLGGGGGAGGGLGGSGGLGGGAGGGGGFGGGGGVGGGVGGGFGAGGGVGGGLGGAGGGGGFGGGGGGGH, translated from the exons ATGGGCCTTGTAACTGGTCACCGTGTTGTGGGGGCTCTCTTGTGTGCTTTTCTTCTGAATGCTTTAGTTGTGGCTGATCATGTTACTACTGGTGACAAAGACGATAAGCACTTTTTGGGTCATCCCCATTTGTTGAAGAAGGGGTTTATACACGGCCGTAGGTTTGGTGGCGGCGGCGGCATAGGAGGTGGTGCAGGTGGAGGACTTGGTGGTGGTATCGGAGGTGGTGTGGGTGGTGGCTTTGGTGGAGGTGCAGGGGGTGGCGGCGGCCTTGGAGGTGGTGCTGGAGATGGACTTGGAGGTGGACTCGGTGGTGGTGCGGGTGGTGGATTTGGTGGAGGCGTAGGGGGTGGCGGCGGCCTTGGAGGTGGTGCAGGAGGTGGATtcggtggtggtgatggtggagGCCTTGGAGGTGGTGGTGGGCTAGGAGGTGGACATGGTGGCGGTCTAGGTGGTGGCATTGGTCATGGTGGTGGTTTAGGTGGTGGTATTGGACATGGTGGCGGTCTAGGAGGTGGCGGTGGACTAGGAGGAGGTGCTGGAGGTGGTCTAGGCG GAGGTGCTGGAGGTGGTCTAGGTGGTGGACATGGTGGTGGTTTAGGTGGTGGTATTGGACATGGTGGCGGTCTAGGAGGTGGCGGTGGACTAGGAGGAGGTGCTGGAGGTGGTCTAGGTGGTGGACATGGTGGAGGTCTTGGTGGGGGCGGTGGAGCTGGTGGCGGTCTAGGAGGTGGCGGTGGACTAGGAGGAGGTGCTGGAGGTGGTCTAGGCGGTGGAGCTGGTGGAGGGCTAGGTGGTGGAGCTGGTGGAGgagctggtggtggtggtgggctTGGAGGTGGAGCTGGTGGAGGGCtaggtggtggaggtggagctGGTGGAGGgcttggtggtggtggtgggcttggaggtggaggtggagctGGTGGAGGgcttggtggtggtggtgggcttggaggtggaggtggagctGGTGGAGGGCTTGGTGGTAGTGGTGGGCTTGGAGGCGGTGCAGGTGGCGGTGGAGGATTTGGGGGAGGTGGTGGTGTTGGTGGAGGTGTTGGAGGAGGGTTTGGAGctggtggtggtgttggtggtggACTAGGTGGCGCCGGTGGAGGTGGTGGGtttggaggaggtggtggtggtggtcactaa
- the LOC112325069 gene encoding glycine-rich cell wall structural protein-like isoform X18, producing MGLVTGHRVVGALLCAFLLNALVVADHVTTGDKDDKHFLGHPHLLKKGFIHGRRFGGGGGIGGGAGGGLGGGIGGGVGGGFGGGAGGGGGLGGGAGDGLGGGLGGGAGGGFGGGVGGGGGLGGGAGGGFGGGDGGGLGGGGGLGGGHGGGLGGGIGHGGGLGGGIGHGGGLGGGGGLGGGAGGGLGGGAGGGLGGGHGGGLGGGGGAGGGLGGGGGLGGGAGGGLGGGAGGGLGGGAGGGAGGGGGLGGGAGGGLGGGGGAGGGLGGGGGLGGGGGAGGGLGGGGGLGGGGGAGGGLGGSGGLGGGAGGGGGFGGGGGVGGGVGGGFGAGGGVGGGLGGAGGGGGFGGGGGGGH from the exons ATGGGCCTTGTAACTGGTCACCGTGTTGTGGGGGCTCTCTTGTGTGCTTTTCTTCTGAATGCTTTAGTTGTGGCTGATCATGTTACTACTGGTGACAAAGACGATAAGCACTTTTTGGGTCATCCCCATTTGTTGAAGAAGGGGTTTATACACGGCCGTAGGTTTGGTGGCGGCGGCGGCATAGGAGGTGGTGCAGGTGGAGGACTTGGTGGTGGTATCGGAGGTGGTGTGGGTGGTGGCTTTGGTGGAGGTGCAGGGGGTGGCGGCGGCCTTGGAGGTGGTGCTGGAGATGGACTTGGAGGTGGACTCGGTGGTGGTGCGGGTGGTGGATTTGGTGGAGGCGTAGGGGGTGGCGGCGGCCTTGGAGGTGGTGCAGGAGGTGGATtcggtggtggtgatggtggagGCCTTGGAGGTGGTGGTGGGCTAGGAGGTGGACATGGTGGCGGTCTAGGTGGTGGCATTGGTCATGGTGGTGGTTTAGGTGGTGGTATTGGACATGGTGGCGGTCTAGGAGGTGGCGGTGGACTAGGAGGAGGTGCTGGAGGTGGTCTAGGCG GAGGTGCTGGAGGTGGTCTAGGTGGTGGACATGGTGGAGGTCTTGGTGGGGGCGGTGGAGCTGGTGGCGGTCTAGGAGGTGGCGGTGGACTAGGAGGAGGTGCTGGAGGTGGTCTAGGCGGTGGAGCTGGTGGAGGGCTAGGTGGTGGAGCTGGTGGAGgagctggtggtggtggtgggctTGGAGGTGGAGCTGGTGGAGGGCtaggtggtggaggtggagctGGTGGAGGgcttggtggtggtggtgggcttggaggtggaggtggagctGGTGGAGGgcttggtggtggtggtgggcttggaggtggaggtggagctGGTGGAGGGCTTGGTGGTAGTGGTGGGCTTGGAGGCGGTGCAGGTGGCGGTGGAGGATTTGGGGGAGGTGGTGGTGTTGGTGGAGGTGTTGGAGGAGGGTTTGGAGctggtggtggtgttggtggtggACTAGGTGGCGCCGGTGGAGGTGGTGGGtttggaggaggtggtggtggtggtcactaa